A window from Thunnus albacares chromosome 19, fThuAlb1.1, whole genome shotgun sequence encodes these proteins:
- the si:ch211-171h4.5 gene encoding sialoadhesin isoform X2, with the protein MGVGLAVVTLFITLMQVVLCKNWNLMLPQRIMAISGSCVTIPCHFEVPDDYESDIHNCSRGGVWKKGVATNPPVFSASNVHGNIIQGQTLGDETKKNCTTVFYSIPKNYSDIYFFRLECPNKAKFTFSNGVYIIIQPGPSPPKMTSMIQMLEGIQMMRLQCSVPVPCPALPPSLTWLPRDDSRQQQTQILQNQDGQMTMVSTLTFIASADLHNQSIICSVSYPLAKGGSTEPSATTQRLNIQYAPRFTEATLSVSGPVSEGHTVTFTCFSDANPPARNYTWYRDDSGMLTMMGDRGTLVLQVTKRDSGLYMCEAENQRGSQRSRLVSLEVVTAAESSECFMVFHYVICGVVVLLYILTVVVDVYKYQSLSRRLKQIELKGEHTYMDLRSLSVTSDYEQLQPRPQVQNNEGTVAPQAIRKNKPQPKRT; encoded by the exons ATGGGTGTTGGTCTAGCAGTGGTCACTTTGTTCATCACTCTGATGCAAG TTGTGCTGTGTAAAAACTGGAATTTGATGCTTCCTCAAAGAATCATGGCCATCAGTGGCTCCTGTGTTACAATCCCATGTCACTTCGAGGTCCCCGACGATTATGAATCAGACATCCACAACTGCTCCAGAGGCGGGGTTTGGAAGAAAGGAGTTGCTACTAATCCACCTGTCTTCAGTGCAAGCAATGTTCACGGTAACATCATACAA GGGCAAACACTCGGGGACGAGACAAAGAAGAACTGCACCACAGTGTTTTACAGCATCCCAAAGAACTACAGTGACATTTACTTCTTCAGGCTGGAGTGTCCGAACAAGGCCAAGTTCACTTTCTCAAACGGAGTCTACATTATTATTCAACCAG GCCCGTCCCCTCCCAAGATGACCTCCATGATTCAGATGTTGGAGGGAATCCAGATGATGAGGCTGCAGTGTTCAGTCCCAGTGCCCTGCCCCGCCTTGCCCCCCTCCCTCACCTGGCTCCCCCGGGACGACTccagacagcagcagacacaAATACTGCAG AATCAGGACGGACAGATGACCATGGTGTCCACACTGACCTTCATCGCCTCAGCCGACCTTCACAACCAGAGCATCATCTGTTCTGTCTCCTACCCTCTGGCAAAAGGGGGCAGCACTGAGCCGTCTGCAACAACTCAGAGACTCAACATCCAGT ATGCCCCGAGATTTACCGAGGCAACGCTCAGCGTGTCTGGTCCTGTTTCCGAGGGTCACACCGTCACGTTCACATGTTTCAGTGATGCCAACCCTCCTGCGAGGAACTACACCTGGTACAGAGATGACAGTGGAATG TTGACCATGATGGGTGACAGAGGCACGCTGGTCCTACAGGTCACCAAGAGGGACAGCGGGTTGTATATGTGTGAAGCTGAAAACCAGAGAGGCTCTCAGAGGTCCAGGTTGGTGTCTCTTGAGGTCGTCACCGCTGCAg AAAGCAGCGAGTGTTTTATGGTATTTCACTACGTTATATGTGGAGTTGTGGTGCTTCTCTACATCCTGACTGTGGTTGTGGATGTGTACAAGTATCAAAG TCTTTCCAGGAGGCTGAAG CAGATAGAGCTGAAGGGGGAGCACACCTACATGGATCTGAGGAGCCTCAGTGTCACCTCCGACTATGAACAACTCCAG CCACGTCCTCAAGTTCAAAACAATGAGGGAACCGTCGCCCCGCAAGCCATTCGCAAAAACAAGCCACAGCCAAAGCGGACATGA
- the si:ch211-171h4.5 gene encoding sialoadhesin isoform X1 has product MGVGLAVVTLFITLMQVVLCKNWNLMLPQRIMAISGSCVTIPCHFEVPDDYESDIHNCSRGGVWKKGVATNPPVFSASNVHGNIIQGQTLGDETKKNCTTVFYSIPKNYSDIYFFRLECPNKAKFTFSNGVYIIIQPGPSPPKMTSMIQMLEGIQMMRLQCSVPVPCPALPPSLTWLPRDDSRQQQTQILQNQDGQMTMVSTLTFIASADLHNQSIICSVSYPLAKGGSTEPSATTQRLNIQYAPRFTEATLSVSGPVSEGHTVTFTCFSDANPPARNYTWYRDDSGMLTMMGDRGTLVLQVTKRDSGLYMCEAENQRGSQRSRLVSLEVVTAAESSECFMVFHYVICGVVVLLYILTVVVDVYKYQSLSRRLKQIELKGEHTYMDLRSLSVTSDYEQLQPQQPKTQPRPQVQNNEGTVAPQAIRKNKPQPKRT; this is encoded by the exons ATGGGTGTTGGTCTAGCAGTGGTCACTTTGTTCATCACTCTGATGCAAG TTGTGCTGTGTAAAAACTGGAATTTGATGCTTCCTCAAAGAATCATGGCCATCAGTGGCTCCTGTGTTACAATCCCATGTCACTTCGAGGTCCCCGACGATTATGAATCAGACATCCACAACTGCTCCAGAGGCGGGGTTTGGAAGAAAGGAGTTGCTACTAATCCACCTGTCTTCAGTGCAAGCAATGTTCACGGTAACATCATACAA GGGCAAACACTCGGGGACGAGACAAAGAAGAACTGCACCACAGTGTTTTACAGCATCCCAAAGAACTACAGTGACATTTACTTCTTCAGGCTGGAGTGTCCGAACAAGGCCAAGTTCACTTTCTCAAACGGAGTCTACATTATTATTCAACCAG GCCCGTCCCCTCCCAAGATGACCTCCATGATTCAGATGTTGGAGGGAATCCAGATGATGAGGCTGCAGTGTTCAGTCCCAGTGCCCTGCCCCGCCTTGCCCCCCTCCCTCACCTGGCTCCCCCGGGACGACTccagacagcagcagacacaAATACTGCAG AATCAGGACGGACAGATGACCATGGTGTCCACACTGACCTTCATCGCCTCAGCCGACCTTCACAACCAGAGCATCATCTGTTCTGTCTCCTACCCTCTGGCAAAAGGGGGCAGCACTGAGCCGTCTGCAACAACTCAGAGACTCAACATCCAGT ATGCCCCGAGATTTACCGAGGCAACGCTCAGCGTGTCTGGTCCTGTTTCCGAGGGTCACACCGTCACGTTCACATGTTTCAGTGATGCCAACCCTCCTGCGAGGAACTACACCTGGTACAGAGATGACAGTGGAATG TTGACCATGATGGGTGACAGAGGCACGCTGGTCCTACAGGTCACCAAGAGGGACAGCGGGTTGTATATGTGTGAAGCTGAAAACCAGAGAGGCTCTCAGAGGTCCAGGTTGGTGTCTCTTGAGGTCGTCACCGCTGCAg AAAGCAGCGAGTGTTTTATGGTATTTCACTACGTTATATGTGGAGTTGTGGTGCTTCTCTACATCCTGACTGTGGTTGTGGATGTGTACAAGTATCAAAG TCTTTCCAGGAGGCTGAAG CAGATAGAGCTGAAGGGGGAGCACACCTACATGGATCTGAGGAGCCTCAGTGTCACCTCCGACTATGAACAACTCCAG CCTCAACAGCCTAAAACGCAGCCACGTCCTCAAGTTCAAAACAATGAGGGAACCGTCGCCCCGCAAGCCATTCGCAAAAACAAGCCACAGCCAAAGCGGACATGA
- the LOC122970322 gene encoding DELTA-thalatoxin-Avl1a-like: MAMVIEAVAGLVPTHRQCTVEIENGCSIYTLCNPRFYTSSGSCTVPFPPTIASCTSGSAMFSKTPHAACGAVGVFTYDLLNKCTENSSKKLAVMFSVPYDFNLYSNWYAVGIFDKYKECNYDLYCQMYYDSDRAFVRGKANGPILNYRGNEVTIMATMSDTYQPVMKVQVSKN, encoded by the exons ATGGCTATGGTAATCGAGGCAGTTGCAGGACTGGTGCCCACACATCGTCAGTGCACCGTCGAGATTGAAAATGGATGTTCTATCTACACTCTCTGTAACCCCAG GTTTTACACTTCAAGTGGAAGCTGTACCGTACCTTTCCCACCTACTATTGCCTCTTGCACGTCTGGGAGTGCAATGTTCTCCAAGACTCCTCACGCAGCATGCGGAGCTGTTGGCGTCTTCACTTACGATCTCCTCAACAAATGTACTGAGAACTCCTCTAAGAAATTAGCTGTCATGTTCTCTGTGCCCTATGACTTCAACCTGTACTCCAACTGGTACGCAGTGGGGATCTTTGATAAGTACAAAGAGTGTAATTATGATCTTTATTGTCAGATGTATTATGACTCAGACAGAGCATTTGTTAGAGGGAAAGCAAATGGCCCCATCCTCAATTATAGGGGTAATGAAGTTACCATCATGGCTACAATGTCAGACACTTACCAACCTGTCATGAAGGTGCAAGTGAGCAAAAACTGA